The following are from one region of the Mycolicibacterium diernhoferi genome:
- a CDS encoding WS/DGAT/MGAT family O-acyltransferase codes for MKLISPTDALFLVGESREHPMHVGGLQLFEPPADSGPDFLADLYAAISEHDDFQPTFRKHPARLFGGISNATWAFDNEVDVDYHLRRSALPRPGRVRQLFELTSRLHGTLLDRHRPLWEAYFVEGLDDGRFAVYTKIHHSLIDGVSAQRLMIRTLTTDPEDREVRVPWALQTKKRTTAPSGQASSLLRAVGDAAGAVAGLAPTTVSLARAALLEHQLTLPFQAPKTMFNVPIGGARRCAAQSWKLERIRSLKSAVPDSTINDVVLAMCSGALRSYLEEQHALPETPLVAMVPVSLRGEHEQDAGGNMVGTILCNLATDEVDPLKRLETISASTRDNKRIFSQLPRTQALALSGFLMAGLGLSLVPGFVSSAPPPFNIVISNVPGAREPMYWNGARLNGSYPLSIALDGQALNITLTNNADNLDFGLVGCRRSVPHLQRLLTHLENSLAALERAAGL; via the coding sequence ATGAAGTTGATCTCGCCGACCGATGCGCTGTTCCTCGTCGGCGAGTCACGGGAGCACCCGATGCATGTCGGCGGACTGCAACTGTTCGAGCCGCCCGCCGATTCCGGGCCCGACTTCCTCGCCGACCTGTACGCGGCCATCTCCGAGCACGACGACTTCCAGCCCACGTTTCGCAAGCACCCGGCGCGACTGTTCGGTGGAATCAGCAATGCCACTTGGGCTTTCGACAACGAGGTGGACGTCGACTACCACCTGCGGCGGTCCGCCCTGCCGCGCCCCGGACGCGTTCGGCAGCTGTTCGAGCTGACGTCACGGCTGCACGGCACGCTGCTCGACCGGCACCGCCCGCTATGGGAGGCCTACTTCGTGGAGGGCCTCGACGACGGCCGCTTCGCGGTGTACACCAAGATCCACCACTCGCTCATCGACGGCGTATCCGCGCAACGGCTGATGATCCGCACCCTGACCACCGATCCCGAGGACCGGGAAGTCCGGGTGCCCTGGGCGCTGCAGACCAAGAAGCGCACCACCGCCCCCTCGGGTCAGGCATCGTCGTTGTTGCGTGCCGTCGGCGACGCCGCCGGGGCGGTGGCCGGCCTCGCGCCGACGACCGTCTCGCTGGCCCGCGCGGCGCTGCTCGAACACCAGTTGACCCTGCCGTTCCAGGCACCCAAGACCATGTTCAACGTCCCCATCGGCGGTGCGCGACGGTGCGCGGCGCAGTCCTGGAAGCTGGAACGGATCAGATCCCTCAAGTCCGCGGTCCCCGACTCCACCATCAACGACGTGGTGTTGGCCATGTGTTCCGGTGCGTTGCGCTCCTACCTCGAAGAGCAGCACGCGCTACCCGAAACCCCGTTGGTGGCAATGGTTCCGGTGAGCCTGCGGGGTGAGCACGAGCAGGACGCCGGCGGCAACATGGTCGGCACCATCCTGTGCAACCTGGCCACCGACGAGGTCGACCCACTGAAGCGGCTGGAAACCATCAGCGCGTCCACACGGGACAACAAGCGCATCTTCAGCCAGTTGCCGCGCACCCAGGCGCTCGCCCTGTCCGGCTTCCTGATGGCCGGCCTCGGGCTCAGTCTGGTACCCGGGTTCGTCTCCTCGGCGCCGCCGCCCTTCAACATCGTCATCTCCAACGTCCCCGGCGCGCGTGAGCCGATGTACTGGAACGGAGCCCGGTTGAACGGAAGCTATCCGTTGTCGATCGCCCTCGACGGACAGGCCCTGAACATCACCCTCACCAACAACGCCGACAATCTGGACTTCGGCCTCGTCGGCTGCCGCCGGAGCGTGCCGCATCTGCAACGGTTGCTGACGCACCTGGAGAATTCGCTGGCCGCCCTGGAACGGGCCGCCGGACTCTGA
- a CDS encoding GNAT family N-acetyltransferase: MTDLDRAAARRDIADALVKALDRRHEVLDVIVDAADRNSAVAAIADLLGTSHAGSEAVIGLSFDRLTRDSRALIAAELEDLNSQLTFTLNERPAASAETVVLRAFSGEQDRDIFAARIDELHTAGDGSGVPAGSLDDEISSALGRLDAEEAAWFVALEGEEKVGLVLGELVDHEVEVRIWIRPDLRKRGYGTAALRKSRSEMAIYFPAVPVVVRAPSV; this comes from the coding sequence ATGACCGATCTGGACCGTGCCGCCGCCCGCCGCGATATCGCCGACGCGTTGGTCAAGGCGCTTGACCGCCGGCACGAGGTGCTCGATGTCATCGTCGACGCCGCCGACCGGAACTCGGCGGTCGCCGCCATCGCCGACCTGCTCGGCACCTCCCACGCCGGCAGTGAAGCGGTGATCGGGCTGTCTTTCGACCGGCTGACCCGGGACTCCCGTGCGCTCATCGCCGCCGAGTTGGAGGACCTCAACTCCCAGCTCACGTTCACCCTCAACGAGCGGCCCGCCGCGTCCGCTGAAACGGTGGTGCTGCGGGCCTTTTCGGGCGAGCAGGACCGCGATATCTTCGCCGCCCGGATAGACGAGTTGCACACGGCCGGCGACGGTTCGGGCGTCCCGGCGGGCAGCCTCGACGACGAGATCTCCTCCGCGTTGGGACGTTTGGACGCCGAGGAGGCGGCCTGGTTCGTCGCCCTCGAGGGTGAGGAGAAGGTCGGCCTGGTTCTGGGTGAGCTCGTCGACCATGAGGTCGAGGTGCGCATCTGGATCCGTCCGGACCTGCGTAAGCGCGGTTACGGTACCGCGGCACTGCGCAAATCACGCTCCGAGATGGCGATCTACTTCCCGGCGGTGCCGGTGGTGGTGCGCGCGCCCAGCGTCTGA
- a CDS encoding amidohydrolase family protein, translating into MQTDDLILVSIDDHVVEPPDMFLNHVPAKYKADAPIVVTDEKGVDQWMYQGRPQGVSGLNAVVSWPAEEWGRDPAGFAEMRPGVYDVHERVRDMSRNGILASMCFPTFTGFSARHLNMTREDVTLVMVSAYNDWHIDEWAGSYPDRFIPIAILPTWNPEAMCKEIRRVAAKGCRAVTMPELPHLEGIPSYHDEEYWGPVFRTLSEEQVVMCLHIGTGFGAISMAPNAPIDNLIILATQVSAMCAQDLLWGPAMRNYPDLKFAFSEGGIGWIPFYLDRSDRHYTNQKWLRRDFGDKLPSDVFREHSLACYVTDKTSLKLRHEIGIDIIAWECDYPHSDCFWPDAPEKVHAELLGAGASDSDINKITWENSCRFFGWDPFKLTPREQATVGALRATATDVDTSIRPRAEWARIYDEKRFAQV; encoded by the coding sequence GATGCCCCCATCGTCGTGACCGACGAGAAGGGCGTCGACCAGTGGATGTATCAGGGCCGGCCGCAGGGCGTCAGCGGCCTCAACGCGGTGGTGTCCTGGCCGGCCGAGGAATGGGGCCGCGATCCCGCCGGATTCGCCGAGATGCGCCCCGGTGTCTACGACGTGCACGAGCGGGTCCGGGACATGAGCCGCAACGGAATCCTCGCCTCGATGTGCTTCCCGACGTTCACCGGCTTCTCCGCCCGCCACCTCAACATGACCCGGGAAGACGTCACCCTGGTCATGGTGTCGGCCTACAACGACTGGCACATCGACGAATGGGCCGGCAGCTACCCGGACCGCTTCATCCCGATCGCGATCCTTCCGACCTGGAACCCGGAGGCCATGTGCAAGGAGATCCGCCGGGTCGCCGCCAAGGGCTGCCGTGCGGTCACCATGCCCGAACTGCCGCATCTGGAGGGCATTCCGAGCTACCACGACGAGGAATACTGGGGCCCGGTGTTCCGCACCCTGTCCGAGGAGCAGGTGGTGATGTGCCTGCACATCGGCACCGGTTTCGGCGCAATCAGCATGGCGCCCAACGCACCGATCGACAACCTGATCATCCTGGCCACCCAGGTGTCGGCGATGTGCGCCCAGGACCTGTTGTGGGGACCGGCGATGCGCAACTACCCGGACCTGAAGTTCGCATTCTCCGAGGGCGGCATCGGCTGGATCCCGTTCTACCTGGATCGCTCCGACCGGCACTACACCAACCAGAAGTGGCTGCGCCGTGACTTCGGTGACAAACTGCCCTCCGACGTCTTCCGCGAGCACTCGCTGGCCTGCTACGTCACCGACAAGACGTCGCTGAAATTGCGGCACGAGATCGGCATCGACATCATCGCCTGGGAGTGCGACTACCCGCACTCGGACTGCTTCTGGCCGGACGCCCCGGAGAAGGTGCACGCCGAACTGCTCGGGGCCGGGGCCTCGGACTCCGACATCAACAAGATCACCTGGGAGAACTCCTGCCGGTTCTTCGGCTGGGACCCGTTCAAGCTGACACCCCGCGAACAGGCAACGGTAGGCGCCTTACGTGCCACCGCGACCGACGTCGACACCTCGATCCGGCCGCGGGCCGAGTGGGCCCGGATCTACGATGAGAAGCGGTTCGCTCAGGTCTGA